The following proteins come from a genomic window of Meles meles chromosome 1, mMelMel3.1 paternal haplotype, whole genome shotgun sequence:
- the UBIAD1 gene encoding ubiA prenyltransferase domain-containing protein 1, whose product MAASQVPGEINIQAGETAKPGDRDLLGNDCPEQDRLPQRSWRQKCASYVLALRPWSFSASLTPVALGSALAYRSQGVLDPRLLVGCAVAVLAVHGAGNLVNTYYDFSKGIDHKKSDDRTLVDRILEPQDVVRFGVFLYTLGCVCAACLYYLSPLKLEHLALIYFGGLSGSFLYTGGIGFKYVALGDLIILITFGPLAVMFAYAVQVGSLAVFPLVYAIPLALSTEAILHSNNTRDMESDREAGIVTLAILIGPTLSYMLYNTLLFLPYLIFSILATHCSISLALPLLTIPMAFSLERQFRSQTFNKLPQRTAKLNLLLGLFYVFGIILAPVGSLPKL is encoded by the exons ATGGCGGCCTCACAGGTCCCAGGGGAGATTAACATACAGGCGGGAGAGACGGCCAAGCCCGGGGACAGGGACCTGCTGGGGAACGACTGTCCGGAGCAGGACAGGCTTCCCCAACGCTCGTGGAGGCAGAAGTGCGCTTCCTACGTGTTGGCCCTGCGGCCCTGGAGCTTCAGTGCTTCGCTCACGCCGGTGGCCCTGGGCAGCGCCCTAGCCTACAGATCCCAGGGCGTCCTGGATCCCAGGCTGCTGGTGGGTTGTGCCGTGGCTGTGCTGGCCGTGCACGGGGCTGGCAATCTGGTCAACACTTACTATGACTTTTCCAAGGGCATTGACCACAAAAAGAGTGATGACAGGACCCTGGTGGACCGAATCTTGGAGCCCCAGGATGTCGTCCGGTTTGGAGTCTTCCTCTACACTTTGGGCTGTGTCTGTGCCGCTTGTCTCTACTACCTGTCTCCTCTGAAACTGGAGCACTTGGCTCTCATCTACTTTGGAGGCCTGTCGGGCTCCTTTCTCTACACAGGAG GAATCGGATTCAAGTACGTGGCTCTGGGAGACCTCATCATCCTCATCACTTTTGGCCCGCTGGCTGTGATGTTCGCCTACGCCGTCCAGGTGGGGTCCCTGGCGGTCTTCCCACTGGTCTACGCCATCCCTCTCGCCCTCAGCACCGAGGCCATTCTCCATTCCAACAACACCAGGGACATGGAATCGGACAGGGAGGCGGGCATCGTCACACTGGCCATCCTCATCGGCCCCACCCTCTCCTACATGCTCTACAACACGCTGCTCTTCCTGCCCTACCTGATCTTCAGCATCCTGGCCACACACTGCAGCATCAGCctggccctccccctcctcaccatCCCCATGGCCTTCTCCCTGGAGAGACAGTTCCGAAGCCAGACTTTCAACAAACTGCCCCAGAGGACTGCCAAACTCAACCTCCTGCTGGGGCTCTTCTATGTCTTCGGCATCATTCTGGCCCCCGTGGGCAGTCTGCCCAAACTGTAA